The Thermoproteota archaeon genomic interval AATCCCGCTGATAGGGATTTCTTAGCGATAAAGTTGGACAGTATGGGCAATGTCCAGTGGTCGAAGGCCTACGATGGAGGAGGGGAGGAGAGGGCCATATCTGTCCAGCAGACCAGCGATGGTGGCTACATAGTGGCGGGATTCAGGGCCGGTACTTCCGGTGATCCCACAACTAGGGACGCGTGGATAATGAAGTTGGATCAGAACGGTGGAGTGGAGTGGGAGTACACCTTCGATGGCGGCAATAACCAAAGGGATGAGGCCTACTCGGTGATTCAGACATCCGATGGAGGTTACGCCTTCACGGGCTTCACCACGCTGCCTCCACCGCTGGGAATTCCAGTCGCCTGGATCGTGAAACTGGACGAGACTGGCAGTGTCGAGTGGGCTTACGAGTATATAGAGAACTCTGGTGGTACGATGGGAACCCAGATAGCAGAACTCCCGGATGGGAGCTTTGCAGTAACTGGAGTCTGGGTAGGAACTGGTCCCGACTACGATGTGCTCTTTCTGAAGGTGTCCTCCTCTGGTAGCGTACAGGCGGCCTACAGGTACGGTACAACAACTGCGAATGAGATGGCCTTCCCGATCCTGCCACTACCAGACGGCTACCTCATCGCCGGGAACACGTCAGCAGCGCCCATAGGTGGGAACTGGGATGCGCTAGTGATGAAGTTGGACAGCGATGCTACCCTCAGATGGGCGCTGGCATACGGTGGATCTGGGGAGGAAGTCTTCACCTCGCTCTGGCCGGTTCCTAACGGCGCCCTAGTCTCTGGAGGTACTAATTCCTTTGGGAACGGCGGATACGACTCCTACCTCCTGAAGATAGACACCACAGGATCCATAGTGTGGGATAGAACATACGGCGGCACCTCCGATGAAGGCAGTTCGAGGTCCTTCCCGTTCAACTTCGCGATAGCCCAATTCGGTGCTACTCTCTCCTATGGGGCTGGCAGTTTCGATGTGTGGGGTCTCAATGTGGACAGATACGGGCTGATACCCGACTGCGACCTCATAACGGATCCAGATACGGAAACCGAGCTCCTCTCACTAGATCAAGTGGACCTCAGCCCGTCCATTAGCGCGAGCGACATAAAAGACTCGATCTCTAGGAACGCTCCGACTGTGAATGTCGACGATCTAACGCTTGAAGTGAATGATCAGTGTCAGTACCTCCCGGTGGGCGGGAAGCTCCTGCCACCTATGTCTCCATTGGAGGCGAGAGATCAGGCATGGGATCTCATATTTCCGCTTGCACTCATATTAGCGCTGTTCCTGATCCTCGCATCCGCCCTTCTCATCAGAAACAGGAGGAGGTAAGTGCATCCTTCCCTCCTTTTTTGGTTTATAGGATAGTGAGGGTTTCCTCATTCCAGCAATCCTCCACTAAGCAGAGTGCGCGCGATATATCATTAATCCACTACCCATCGCGTCTTCCTTCGCGCGATAAGCCCTTCGATTCACGGCTAATGTGAGCTCAAGTCTCGAGGTTGCTTTAGTTCTCGCCTCAGATTGGTTTCCGGATCAGGCAAGGCTCGCACTGATTAACCTACATCCCTTGACTTTGTAATACCTATTATCTCATTAGTATTACTAGAAAATCCTCATAATTACGAGACATACCTTCTAGGAAAAGTGCCTGATTATTTAATTAACTCATAAATCTAAGCTATTATTCATCTATTTTTTACTCTCATGCCGACATAATAAAAGCATCGGCGCTCTATTATCGCGCACTTTTGGTAGTACTTTTATTTTTGGAGTATTACCAAGATGATACCATGCCAGCTAAAGTCTCCACCAAGGGTCAGCTCGTTCTACCCGCTAGGATAAGGAGAAAGTACGGTATTTCCCCCGGTAAAGAAGTTGAAATATTGGATTTCGGCTATGAGATCGTGATCGTAACTCCATCTGAGGGAAGAGGGAGGGGGATGCTGAAATTCAGGGGTGATCCCGTGGATCTTGTGATGGAGGTTAGGAGGGGGTCCTCATGAGCTTCGTTCTCGACACGACCTCGATAATCATCTACCTCTCAGACCTTAAGGGAGCCGATTTAGTAGAGGAGCTGCTTGAGAGGGCATCGAGAGGCAAGGCCGAGGTCTACGTTAGCTACTTAACCTTGGCGGAGCTGTACCACATCATTGGCAGAGAGTACACGGCCAGAATGGCTAACGAGGCAATAGTCGCTGTTAAGAGGTGGCCCATCTCCCTCGTCCCGGTTGATGAGAGCATAGCCCTCTCAGCTGGCAGGATAGCTATCCAATCGGACCTCCATCTCCAAGACGCCGTTGTAGTAGCCACCGCCATGGATAAGAAAGCCGCTGTGGTGACTTCGAATCCGAAGATAGGCGAGATCTTTGACGATATTATAGTACTGGGAACGGGAGAGGAAGTCTAACTAACTGAAAAGGTGAGGGACCGCATCTCCTTGATACCGATGCGTTGGAGATTTCCAAGACCCACTCTACCGTGTCTCGGAGGTGAATCCCCTGTCCATTGGGAAGACCGTGGGTAAGCTGGGCAGGATGCGTGGAATAACCTCTCACCACGTACATCTCGTCCATGTTCGAAGGCAGATCTGGGTTCCTGACCGAGGGCAGGCTGAGGGAGAGCCTGTAAGTACCGACCTCCCTGAACGGAACCGTGACCTCGATGGGCAGCTCCACCCCGAGCACCGTGATGGGAACTCTGGCCCTACCATCCACCTCGTAGTCTAGGTTAAGCTGGGTGGTTCCACTCCTCAATGCCGAGATCACCGAGTCCAGCAGCGCGGAGACGGCCCTCTCAGGATCGACGGAGATGGGAACGGTAATGTCCCTCTCACCCGGTGGGACATCTATGTCCCGAATCGAACCGTTGGCCACGAGCCTCCCGTTCAGTCCGATCTCGTAATCGAGCTCGTGGATCCTCAACCAGTAGTTAGATGGATTATTGAGCCCGATGAGCAGCTCCAAGTTTATCCTCTTTATGTAAGGCTCCATAGGCGGGATTCCCGCCCTGAACCTCCATCCCAGATCAACATCTAAGCCCTTCAGGTTGATCCTCCTGACCTCAAGGCTGTTAGCCGCGTCAAGAGCTCTCTTGAAATCGAGTAGGAGTAGCCCTCCTAAAAGCACTGATATCAGGATCACAGCATGGATGGCCCTCATTCCATCCCACCTCAGCTAGCACGACACAATAAGATTTCTCAGCAGGAACGCGCGATGGGAACTTAGTGCGTTGGAGATCAGCAGTATTAGCGGAGAAGTCGGACGCCGCGACCCGAGGCGGAAGGGGACTCGCCAGGAAGACGGCGAGTACGATCACGGAAGAGATTTTAAAGGGATCTGGGCATCCATAATAGATGTCCCTTTCCTTAGAGGAGAGGAAGAAATTCCTGAAGGCGCTGCAGGAGGACGAGGAGTTCAGGCACGCCGTAGCCGGGGCCATTGGTTATGGGGAGATACTGGAGCGGCTCGCCGAGCACGACAAGAAGTTTAACGAGATCATCGCCGAGATCAAGGCCATAAAGGAGCGGCTCGCCGAGCACGACAAGAAGTTTGAGAGGATCGATGAGAGGCTTGCTAGGATAGAGACCACTCTCGAGAGATTCGCGCTGACGCTAGAGGAGGAGGGTAGAGAGGTTGTCTCCTGGCTCCTCGCGAGGAGGGGCATTCAAGTGGAGCTCAAGCCCCTGAGGATAGACGAGGTGGAGTATGACA includes:
- a CDS encoding AbrB/MazE/SpoVT family DNA-binding domain-containing protein, whose protein sequence is MPAKVSTKGQLVLPARIRRKYGISPGKEVEILDFGYEIVIVTPSEGRGRGMLKFRGDPVDLVMEVRRGSS
- a CDS encoding PIN domain-containing protein is translated as MSFVLDTTSIIIYLSDLKGADLVEELLERASRGKAEVYVSYLTLAELYHIIGREYTARMANEAIVAVKRWPISLVPVDESIALSAGRIAIQSDLHLQDAVVVATAMDKKAAVVTSNPKIGEIFDDIIVLGTGEEV
- a CDS encoding LEA type 2 family protein; the protein is MRAIHAVILISVLLGGLLLLDFKRALDAANSLEVRRINLKGLDVDLGWRFRAGIPPMEPYIKRINLELLIGLNNPSNYWLRIHELDYEIGLNGRLVANGSIRDIDVPPGERDITVPISVDPERAVSALLDSVISALRSGTTQLNLDYEVDGRARVPITVLGVELPIEVTVPFREVGTYRLSLSLPSVRNPDLPSNMDEMYVVRGYSTHPAQLTHGLPNGQGIHLRDTVEWVLEISNASVSRRCGPSPFQLVRLPLPFPVL